The Salvia miltiorrhiza cultivar Shanhuang (shh) chromosome 1, IMPLAD_Smil_shh, whole genome shotgun sequence genome has a window encoding:
- the LOC131010623 gene encoding uncharacterized protein LOC131010623 — protein MACTSAPQPSRSPSPSAQDPSSSSPSRQDLENLPSPSVSDESQTTPPPSPPKKKGKKPRQPPKNVPPSRLSVAEVERLKSKCRRPEGLKFEAFSKDSTPPEKLHHHKLIVVWKAQIEAGLRLPPPTLLVDVCNYFRIPFFQVAPSAIRRLYAFHVLCRANGVGDTAKLFCQTQTLRMQGNPLYSFASHPKYPATFLSSLNSLDKGFLKYYCYVRTLFGNWRDYGALELEWHTSRTTYKPASSEVPSTRDQSIIAHLNAMNKAHPLDCRYLAENNSSLAYNGLFPLYPERSIDMSWRSKCGDNLPDTPSLAGRGAHGPGGSASGTSPSEQPAGSELIPIPPVVEIPERNVEASRPFDAEEVDAGALVRRGRHSSVGDVTGTREEDIQVVDITDEVPSPDSAPDATLADLTKKRKRGSLISMGEKVRQESLKKTGKSSEPARRSAGGVKILPPAGDRGKGPAKKSAGGSKVLPSAGGKGKGKAVVPPTDEPEDLVPGPISSLSGQELIDALIARVHSKDQEKMVKLTRPALATQLCRLALQVESGMWGAVKCIHDYETAEKEREKEQVDIAKRDDDVAGVVERLSKAEAEIADLKDKLAQVEVERASLASELSRVTKESHESLTKFKAGYERDYREARRGWKRILVEAQNRAFVLGARDQRLEYFLSPRGQHFLGLMLEGTLEAFKKTPEYLEDFGPLFAYDEEINKRMGISAHSPKKPEWWYPVLEKAIPYFSLGIGSDSLPSAPMYAPAFSATLVRFVNRLRDPSGESSRTFSQFGLEPLLPSELAASTFTDSASSPAAVEQLFNLYQNEDLYVQEAARLLDLGVRLPQAKETGLLPVFSEKTISGHASASGVPSRAPSASAPVSSAVAQAAPIPPS, from the exons atggcctgcacctctgcccctcaaccctctcgttcgccctctccttctgcccaagacccttcatcttcctccccgtCGCGGCAAGATCTTGAAAATCTTCCCTCCCCTTCTGTTTCTGATGAATCTCAAACTACACCCCCTCCTTCTCCACCtaagaaaaaagggaaaaagccccGCCAACCCCCCAAAAAtgttcctccatcccgccttagtgtcgcggaggtggaaagattgaaaagcaaatgtaggcgtcctgaAGGTTTGAAGTTTGAGGCCTTTTCTAAGGATTCAACGCCTCCCGAGAAACTTCATCATCACAAGttgatagttgtttggaaagcccagatagaGGCTGGTTTGAGGCTCCCTCCCCCTACCTTGCTGGTTGACGTTTGTAATTACTTTCGCATCCCCTTTTTTCAAGTCGCTCCTTCTGCTATTCGGaggttatatgccttccatgttttgtgccgagctaacggtgttggggacaccgccaagCTATTTTGTCAGACCCAGACCCTTCGCATGCAGGGCAATCCCTTGTATAGTTTTGCCTCTCACCCTAAATACCCTGCTACTTTTCTTTCCTCCCTGAATTCTTTGGATAAGGGCTTCTtgaaatattattgttatgtgcgcacccttttTGGCAATTGGCGGGATTATGGTGCtttggagctggaatggcatacaagtcgcactacttataaaccagcctcttccgaagtcccttctactcgtgaccagagtattatagctcaccttaatgctatgaataaggcccaccctctagactgtaggtacctggccgagaacaattcctctctggcatataatggtctgtttcccctgtatccagagagatcaatag atatgtcttggagatcgaaatgtggggacaatttgcctgacacCCCTTCTCTTGCTGGCCGCGGAGCACATGGCCCGGGCGGTTCTGCTTCCGGAACAAGTCCCTCGGAGCAACCTGCTGGGTCCGAACTGATCCCTATTCCCCCTGTAGTTGAGATCCCAGAGaggaatgtggaagcctcgcgcccctttgatgcggaggaagttgatgcgggGGCCCTTGTTCGCAGGGGTAGACACTCCAGCGTTGGTGATGTCACTGGCACCcgtgaagaagatatccaagtcgtggatattactgatgaggttccttcacctgattcggctcccgatgccacccttgctgatcttacgaagaagaggaagagaggttccCTGATCTCTATGGGTGAGAAGGTGAGACAGGAAAGCCTGAAAAAGACTGGCAAGTCCTCAGAGCCAGCGAGGAGgtctgctggtggtgtgaaGATTCTCCCTCCTGCTGGGGACAGGGGCAAAGGGCCAGCAAAGAAGTCCGCTGGTGGTTCCAAGGTTCTCCCCTCTgccggtggaaagggtaagggcaaagctgtggtgccccCGACTGACgaaccagaggatcttgttcctgggccgatttcgagtttatcggggcaggaattgattgacgccttgatagctcgtgtccactcgaAGGATCAAGAGAAAATGGTGAAGCTGACCCGACCggctttagctactcagctctgccggttggctcttcag gtggagtcggggatgtggggggctgttaaATGCATCCATGACTACGAGACGGCTGAGAAAGAACGGGAGAAAGAACAGGTAgacatcgccaagcgtgatgatgatgtcgcTGGGGTGGTGGAGCGTCTGAGTAAAGCTGAAGCGGAGATCGCTGATTTGAAAGATAAATTAGCTCAAGTGGAGGTGGAGAGAGCGTCCTTGGCCTCCGAGTTGTCGAGAGTCACAAAGGAGAGCCACGAAAGCTTAACCAAGTTCAAAGCTGGTTATGAAAGAGACTACAGGGAAGCCAGGCGGGGTTGGAAGAGGATACTTGTGGAAGCTCAGAACCGCGCGTTCGTTCTGGGGgctcgagatcaacgcctggagtatttcttgtctccgcggGGTCAACATTTCCTGGggttgatgctggaaggcactctggaggccttcaaaaagactcccgaatacTTGGAGGATTTTggacccctctttgcttat gatgaggagataaataagcggATGGGAATCTCTGCGCACTCTCCAAagaagccagagtggtggtacccGGTGCTAGAAaaagccattccctatttttctcttgggattggatctgactcgTTACCCTCTGCTCCCATGTATGCGCCTGCGTTCTCCGCTACCCTGGtgcgctttgtgaaccggctgcgggatccctcTGGAGAGAGTTCTCGAACATTTTCTCAGTTCGGCCTGGAGCCTCTCTTGCCCTCTGAACTAGCGGCTTCTACCTTCACCGACTCTGCCTCTTCTCCTGCCGCGGTGGAACAGCTATTCAACCTGTACCAGAACGAGGATCtgtatgtgcaggaggctgcAAGGTTGTTGGATTTGGGAGTTCGTCTTCCCCAAGCGAAGGAAACTGGCCTGTTGCCCGTGTTCTCAGAGAAAACCATTTCTGGTCATGCTTCTGCAAGTGGTGTTCCTTCCCGGGCTCCCTCTGCCTCTGCTCCCGTCTCCTCTGCTGTTGCCCAAGCTGCCCCTattcctccctcttga